A stretch of Tigriopus californicus strain San Diego chromosome 11, Tcal_SD_v2.1, whole genome shotgun sequence DNA encodes these proteins:
- the LOC131890014 gene encoding uncharacterized protein LOC131890014, which produces MRMNTIWLALIVCCSLCIFEFAHSEPCFQPEILRLGALGAMCHTNSEVRPFPCQKAIDGNPNTLWTPNINRMLSGVPVFFELHLNQHVLVSGLKALQFQWAHGSAKTLRLVFNNDETHVLQIPEDFGRYDNWINLALPHQVKASIIRIDILDVHGMSFGGFAELKFYGCNVQPNLWDAWKPHREGYSAQYRSNQNSKEAMDSGLGEPSVSFALVLGGFCGLVLVLVLFCLCVFFVLREKSSKQLKESDYYSKANSVTQSAPLSVYGKTNEENLYEVIQDIAKSVIVENEPKYGKYGKRESSQRKLEDVLSIISEATEPRSPR; this is translated from the exons ATGAGGATGAATACCATCTGGTTAGCCCTCATCGTCTGTTGCTCCTTGTGCATCTTTGAATTCGCACATTCAGAGCCGTGTTTTCAACCTGAGATCCTCCGATTAGGGGCCCTTGGGGCCATGTGTCACACCAATTCAGAGGTTCGACCGTTTCCTTGTCAGAAGGCTATTGATGGGAACCCAAACACCTTATGGACTCCCAACATTAACAGAATGTTGTCTGGTGTACCGGTGTTCTTCGAATTGCATTTGAATCAACATGTGCTTGTCAGTGGCTTGAAGGCATTGCAGTTCCAATGGGCTCATGGTTCGGCCAAAACATTAAG ACTGGTGTTCAACAATGATGAAACACACGTGCTGCAAATCCCCGAGGACTTTGGTCGCTACGACAACTGGATCAATTTGGCATTGCCACACCAAGTGAAAGCATCGATTATTCGGATTGATATCTTGGATGTCCATGGTATGAGCTTCGGCGGGTTTGCGGAGCTCAAATTCTACGGGTGCAATGTTCAGCCCAATCTTTGGGACGCTTGGAAACCTCATCGAGAGGGATATTCCGCCCAATATAGATCCAATCAAAACTCGAAAGAGGCCATGGATTCTGGTTTG GGAGAGCCTTCGGTCAGCTTTGCTCTCGTACTAGGCGGATTTTGTGGCCTCGTTCTGGTTTTGGTGCTATTTTGCCTATGTGTATTTTTCGTGTTGCGGGAAAAATCAAGCAAGCAATTGAAGGAATCGGATTACTACTCAAAAGCTAATTCTGTCACACAAAGTGCCCCACTTTCTGTTTATGGGAAAACTAATGAGGAGAACCTTTACGAGGTCATACAAGACATCGCCAAATCGGTCATAGTGGAAAATGAACCCAAGTACGGCAAAtatggaaagagagagagttccCAGAGAAAATTGGAGGACGTTCTATCCATTATATCGGAGGCCACGGAACCTCGAAGTCCACGATAG
- the LOC131890013 gene encoding uncharacterized protein LOC131890013 isoform X3, with amino-acid sequence MMTPIRDSREAKGLSLINDNPLHWDSVTMCFSFQVKKLTHSNHVHSLLFVSGFKAHGIYNSFLLIASHYPYSFLEFGSSSVLQGYGSWILTDGESGSSEIFKTHEWNHVCFSFDYHTKIVRLGVNGRFTNVNGVDHRLEKIKLPSDLLQKIYLGRCPWNFTDPCSKHNGMFTDFNLWDRPLSPKEILDWTGCRGDKFYGNVVDWRTSKWKIWNMEVVEDYSYEQICRSRVPGITHFPTQMTFEDASVLCSKMRSSLTVISDEATQNKTIDIFFKHHDDKDPLGLLFWNGWSDQHTDTVYQSPDGRIMGNDSFQPWYPGEPNGGKFENCGVVWPHLNAWNDEACSTLASFFCTLQEGPIFWMRGLPKNSKMDSKFSWTGEIPSNSNRYILQGYTDSLIFWDVQTQSWKLELSSNKSIYAEADASENYPLGLQNWTFHNAPELGRSPASFTLSLSACNEEEFNCANGVCISMSERCNNVINCPDKSDEIDCKMIQIDDSYIKHVPPIPILDQKTSSRQSSQSHVFMNMEILEILEISEVDYKFTVQYQLNLKWFDPALTFANLKENSILNAITVDMMDDIWLPQITFENTKQKDVTQFDKTAFGYVVLKGSKSYQPRVLSNTHTYQGSENPIVMKRIYSTVFSCDYQLRYYPFEKQECFMEFSTLGKDSSYVSLEIEEPGVQFKAPKELTQYYIVNFTAEKLSDRVRIRIEMKRRIIETILTTYVPSLLICVICHCTVYFRDGLFKAVVTVNITCLLCLITMFTSVSDSLPKTSYVKMIGIWLFMTICVPFLEVLLATWIHCHKDDVNLNPAPKEIAVQPLKRLKKEKVQPVLTELDGIFGQPGAQPPKMDAILPILTWIANYGIPSVFILFVAVYWIIGVSIYMK; translated from the exons atgatgaCACCTATTCGGGATAGTCGAGAGGCTAAAGGGCTTTCACTCATTAATGATAACCCTCTACACTGGGACAGTGTGACAATGTGTTTCTCGTTTCAAGTGAAGAAATTGACCCATTCTAATCATGTCCATTCGCTTCTGTTTGTGTCAGGGTTTAAGGCCCATGGAATATACAATTCCTTCCTTTTAATCGCAAGCCATTATCCTTATTCCTTTTTGGAGTTCGGGAGTAGTTCGGTCTTGCAAGGTTATGG TTCTTGGATTTTGACCGATGGAGAGAGCGGAAGTTCTGAGATCTTCAAAACTCATGAATGGAACCATGTTTGTTTCTCATTTGATTACCACACCAAAATAGTTCGTTTGGGAGTAAACGGAAGGTTTACGAATGTCAATGGAGTGGATCATCGATTAGAAAAGATAAAGCTCCCGTCAGACCTCCTTCAAAAGATTTACTTAGGACGATGTCCGTGGAACTTTACGGACCCCTGCTCCAAACATAACGGTATGTTCACGGATTTCAATTTATGGGATCGGCCATTATCTCCTAAAGAGATTCTTGATTGGACGGGATGCCG AGGGGACAAATTCTATGGCAATGTAGTAGATTGGCGGACGTCCAAGTGGAAGATTTGGAATATGGAGGTGGTGGAAGACTACTCTTATGAACAGATCTGTCGATCTCGAGTGCCCGGTATCACCCATTTTCCAACCCAAATGACCTTCGAAGACGCAAGTGTACTTTGCAGTAAAATGAGAAGTTCATTGACTGTCATTTCGGATGAAGCcactcaaaacaaaacaatagatattttcttcaagcatCATGACGACAAGGATCCTCTAGGACTATTATTTTGGAACGGATGGTCCGATCAACACACCGACACCGTTTACCAGTCTCCCGATGGCAGAATTATGGGTAATGACAGTTTCCAACCCTGGTATCCCGGAGAGCCGaatggcgggaaatttgaaaactgtgGCGTAGTCTGGCCCCATTTAAATGCTTGGAATGACGAGGCCTGTTCCACTTTGGCCAGCTTCTTCTGTACTTTACAAGAAGGGCCAATCTTCTGGATGCGAGGGTTACCCAAGAACTCGAAAATGGATTCGAAGTTCTCATGGACAGGAGAAATTCCTTCCAACAGCAACAGGTACATTCTCCAGGGTTACACCGATAGCCTTATCTTTTGGGACGTGCAAACCCAGTCTTGGAAGCTGGAGCTCTCGAGCAATAAGTCCATATATGCCGAGGCAGACGCATCAGAAAACTATCCGTTAGGGTTGCAAAATTGGACTTTTCATAATGCCCCTGAACTAGGCCGATCACCGGCGTCTTTTACATTGAGCTTGTCAGCGTGTAACGAGGAAGAGTTCAATTGCGCTAATGGTGTCTGCATCAGTATGTCCGAACGCTGCAATAATGTTATAAATTGTCCAGACAAGTCCGATGAGATAGATTGTAAAATGATACAAATTGATGATTCCTATATAAAACATGTGCCACCGATTCCCATACTCGACCAGAAAACGAGTTCCAGGCAATCCAGTCAATCTCACGTGTTCATGAACATGGAGATTTTGGAGATCTTGGAGATATCCGAGGTGGATTACAAATTCACCGTCCAATATCAGCTGAATCTCAAATGGTTTGACCCTGCTCTGACATTTGCCAATCTCAAGGAAAATTCCATATTGAACGCCATCACAGTGGATATGATGGACGATATCTGGTTGCCTCAAATCACCTTTGAGAATACCAAGCAGAAAGACGTAACCCAATTTGATAAAACGGCTTTTGGGTATGTTGTTTTGAAAGGCAGTAAGAGCTATCAACCCCGGGTTCTGTCCAATACTCATACTTATCAAGGGAGTGAGAACCCAATTGTCATGAAAAGAATCTATTCAACAGTCTTCAGTTGTGATTATCAGTTGCGATATTATCCTTTCGAGAAGCAAGAATGCTTCATGGAGTTCTCGACCTTGGGCAAGGACTCATCGTACGTCAGTCTGGAAATCGAAGAGCCTGGGGTTCAGTTTAAGGCTCCCAAAGAATTGACCCAATATTACATTGTCAATTTCACAGCCGAGAAACTTAGTGACCGCGTCCGGATCCGCATTGAAATGAAGCGCCGGATAATTGAAACGATCCTCACCACTTATGTCCCTTCGCTTTTGATCTGCGTCATTTGCCACTGCACAGTCTACTTTCGAGATGGACTTTTCAAGGCCGTAGTCACTGTCAACATCACCTGCCTTCTGTGCTTAATCACAATGTTCACCAG CGTTTCAGATTCGCTTCCGAAAACTTCATACGTGAAAATGATTGGCATATGGTTGTTTATGACAATATGTGTACCTTTCCTGGAGGTCTTGCTAGCTACTTGGATCCATTGTCACAAGGATGATGTTAATCTAAATCCTGCACCAAAGGAGATTGCGGTTCAACCGTTAAAGCGgttgaaaaaggagaaggTGCAACCAGTTTTGACAGAACTTGACGGAATCTTCGGTCAACCTGGTGCGCAACCTCCAAAAATGGATGCAATATTACCGATCTTAACATGGATTGCAAATTATGGAATACCGTCTGTTTTCATCTTATTCGTGGCAGTGTATTGGATAATAGGGGTTTCGATCTACATGAAATAA
- the LOC131890280 gene encoding transcription factor JunB-like, with protein MDGNKPAGAMVPENNGTIIEDDQQLYDWGIENQLDQYYHGNSGAGHGPQHNSSVLHGVPESELPHPSYPEQSSGPGYLSTHSHDFQQRYTNMPPHPSYQDTHSMSNCHAPPYSPGQDTVSSGQMDGDSDIKAGIFSQTKVGRTMMPRVDMDANEVLKVERKRARNRLAASKCRMRKLERIAVLDDQARQLREENEKLASFSDKLRAQIYELKQELRWHVNNGCKLVNSGSKALADVASPDSTTSHLKHHPTSQIIKSDGRPTQALLTEKPKIKTEWSEVS; from the exons ATGGACGGAAACAAACCTGCTGGGGCTATGGTCCCTGAAAACAACGGCACTATTATCGAAGATGACCAACAACTGTACGATTGGGGAATCGAGAACCAACTAGATCAATACTATCATGGAAACAGCGGGGCTGGCCATGGCCCTCAACATAATTCTTCAGTACTGCATGGAGTACCCGAAAGCGAATTACCTCATCCAAGTTACCCTGAGCAAAGTTCTGGCCCCGGGTATCTCTCGACACATTCTCATGACTTCCAACAAAGATATACAAATATGCCCCCACACCCGTCCTATCAAGATACCCATTCCATGTCCAATTGCCATGCTCCACCTTACTCCCCTGGCCAAGACACGGTTTCAAGTGGACAGATGGATGGCGACAGTGATATCAAAGCGGGAATATTCTCCCAAACCAAAGTTGGAAGGACCATGATGCCGCGAGTGGATATGGATGCCAATGAAGTTTTAAAG GTGGAACGAAAACGAGCCCGTAACAGACTGGCAGCCTCCAAATGCCGAATGAGGAAGTTGGAACGAATTGCAGTCTTGGACGACCAAGCCCGGCAGTTGCGtgaagagaatgaaaaactTGCGTCCTTTTCGGACAAGCTCCGGGCCCAAATCTATGAATTGAAGCAAGAATTGCGGTGGCACGTCAATAATGGCTGTAAATTGGTGAATTCCGGTTCGAAAGCCCTGGCAGACGTGGCCAGTCCCGATAGCACAACTTCTCATTTGAAACACCACCCCACCAGCCAAATTATCAAGTCAGATGGACGCCCAACCCAAGCACTTCTTACCGAGAAGCCGAAGATCAAAACAGAATGGTCTGAGGTTTCGTGA
- the LOC131890281 gene encoding nematocyst expressed protein 4-like yields the protein MKCFAVISSFLVASAVADRAPYQPAPYQPEPAPYHPEPAYHPAPAPYKPAPYHPAPSYHKPDPYHEEEPKNYAYGYDVKEYDEYGNPNVHSKHEERDGYQVKGQYRVQLPDCRTQIVDYYVDEYKAYHADVKYEGEICEDYTTKKHHKAEHGSYHPAPAPYKPAPYKPAPYKPAPYKPAPYQPEPAAYKAEPAPYKPAPAPYKPAPYKPAPYKPAPYSPYQA from the exons ATGAAG TGCTTTGCCGTTATCTCCTCTTTCTTGGTGGCCAGCGCCGTCGCTGACCGTGCCCCTTACCAGCCGGCCCCTTACCAACCTGAGCCCGCCCCTTATCACCCAGAGCCCGCCTACCATCCGGCTCCTGCCCCTTACAAGCCTGCTCCTTACCATCCCGCCCCTTCTTACCATAAGCCCGACCCTTATCACGAGGAAGAGCCC AAGAACTACGCTTACGGCTATGACGTGAAAGAGTATGACGAATACGGTAACCCCAATGTGCACTCCAAGCACGAGGAGCGAGATGGATACCAAGTCAAGG GTCAATACCGTGTTCAACTTCCCGACTGCCGCACTCAAATCGTAGACTACTATGTCGATGAATACAAAGCGTACCACGCTGATGTGAAATATGAGGGTGAAATCTGCGAGGATTACACCACCAAGAAGCACCACAAGGCCGAGCATGGTTCTTACCACCCCGCCCCTGCCCCCTACAAGCCCGCTccttacaagcccgcccctTATAAGCCCGCCCCTTACAAACCTGCTCCTTATCAACCTGAGCCTGCTGCTTATAAGGCCGAACCTGCACCTTATAAGCCTGCCCCAGCTCCTTATAAGCCCGCTCCTTATAAGCCCGCTCCTTATAAGCCCGCTCCTTACAGCCCCTACCAGGCCTAG